AAATCGTCCAGTTTGAGTCCGGTGGAAGTAATCGTGCCCAATACCGCGCCTACTCCGCTAAGCGCTTGCCGGGTGTGCCCTGCCATAGACGACTGCATTACACTAACAAATGCACTATAAGGGTCTTTACTCAAGAAAATACCTCCTTTTTACCATATCGAAGGAAGCAAGCTCTAAAGTCATGTTGCCTGGATTCCCCAAATCCCGGCTGACTGACGTAACGATTAGCTTCAATCCTCGTAACATCACAGCCTCACCGGCACGAATAGTGTTAATATCCGGTAAATTTACAGTAAAAGTTTCCTGTATTCCAGTTAGATGGCTTTTAGCAAGCTTACTGGCTCCACCAGCAGCTTTCACTTGATCATCCTCTACCAGTTTTTGCAAAGTACCTAGTGCTTTAGTATCCCCTTCTGCTACAGCCAGTACCTTAGACGCCACCTCTTGTCCGCTTCCTACATTCTCATTAGCTGTCATCACTTTGACTTTAGTAACGGCTCCCTCAAGTGTCCTTAACTGAGTAAGATCAATAAAACGGTCTAACACGTAGGGGGAAGGATTGCTGCCGATTTTAAATAACTCCAGCCCAGCGCCTGTCATACGTAACTGATACAAGTCTCCGCCCAATTTTGCTGTCTCTTTCAAATCAGCAAGCATCATGGAATATAGGGTTTGGGCACGATAAATACCTTTTCCTAACTGCACTTTCGTATCAGGTAGTGAAGCGATCTGAAACTCCCAATCCTTTGCATATTTATGCAACCGTTGTGTAGCTGTCTGTCCTTTGGGAAATAAATATTCGTCCTCAGATTTATCCAAATAAATCGTACGATCATATACTACCAACGAGAAACGTTTTGTACCGCTGTTAGAGCTCTCTACTTCCCACACAACAGCAGGATGGAGAAGCGGCACCTTTACACTTTTTCCAAATGGAACTCCACTTACACGAATCGACATTCCCGGAGTAATTGAGGGCATATCATTTGAAGCAGCTACACGTATGCTGGCCTGATATGCAATTTGATTAAGAGCATCTTTTAAAGTTATTTTCTCGACCAGGGGAGTAAGATCATATTTATCTTGAAGTATTACTTGGTAGCTCATGGCATCACCAGCTTTTGACCCACTCTAATCATATTCGGATTATTGCCTATGACCTTTGTATTCATTTGATATATACTTTTCCATTTGGAACTGTCCCCCAATTCTAGCTTTGCAATTTTGGAAAGCGAATCTCCCGTCTTGACAGTGTACGTTTTAGATTTGGTCTTTAAATTCGTGCGTGGAAGGCTGCTAGAGTTTACTTTTTGAGGAGAACTCTCTTTTCGCAAAGCTATTTTAGGTTCACGCCATGTACGTAAAGTAATTTCAAAATATATATCCCCTGCCTCGCCTCCACGAAAGGTCGTATTATGGGCAATGATAAAAACAGGAACATTAATTAGCGTATTCGTAATAATAAATTGATACGGTCTCTCTGCTTTTAGCATTGCATTTAACCTATTCATCGCTTCATTAGGGTCCGGAATATTTTTATATCGACAATAAGATGCATCATATATCTTTGGAAAAAAAGAAGAAAAGGTGATTTCTTTCACCTTTTCTCCTTGTGGAAAATCAAATTCTCCATGTGTAAGCATCGTAACTGTTTCATAACCCTTTTGTCGAGATATGTTCACCTCTTCAGGATTAACCGGGAAATGAAATACGCTCCTATCATTAATGAGAAAAAAGTCTATACTCATGGCCCCCCTCCTTTCTACTGTGATAGATTTGCTTTAGGCTAATACAGCTTTACCTTTTTTTAGGGAGCTACTGTCCCCTCCTCCCTTTCTATTAATAATTGCCTGTCGCACCTCATTTACAATCCGGTGTCCTACTTGAAGTGCCATCGCGTCAAAATCAATAGAATCTTCCTTAACGGTTACCTGTACTGCCCCTGGAGGCAACGTTACACTGATTTGGTTATTCGTTTCTGTCTTGAAATCCTTGAGAAAGCCTGATAAGCTACTCATTTGTTCATCCGTTATTTGTACAAGCTGCGGAGCAGGCTTTCCTCCGTTCACCGTAGTAATCTGTGGACCGCCTGGCCCCATGCCTTGAAGTGCTTTGGAACGGCTTTGGGCATCCTGAATAAAAGATGGTAACGGTAGTCCCGGATCAACCGAAGGAAATCTTGATAGAGCTAACGGCGCCCCAGGTGTAGTGGAAGCGGGATTATAAGATTGCAAGGCTTCATTTACAGAAACAGCA
This DNA window, taken from Paenibacillus kribbensis, encodes the following:
- a CDS encoding XkdQ/YqbQ family protein — protein: MSYQVILQDKYDLTPLVEKITLKDALNQIAYQASIRVAASNDMPSITPGMSIRVSGVPFGKSVKVPLLHPAVVWEVESSNSGTKRFSLVVYDRTIYLDKSEDEYLFPKGQTATQRLHKYAKDWEFQIASLPDTKVQLGKGIYRAQTLYSMMLADLKETAKLGGDLYQLRMTGAGLELFKIGSNPSPYVLDRFIDLTQLRTLEGAVTKVKVMTANENVGSGQEVASKVLAVAEGDTKALGTLQKLVEDDQVKAAGGASKLAKSHLTGIQETFTVNLPDINTIRAGEAVMLRGLKLIVTSVSRDLGNPGNMTLELASFDMVKRRYFLE
- a CDS encoding LysM peptidoglycan-binding domain-containing protein → MDFFLINDRSVFHFPVNPEEVNISRQKGYETVTMLTHGEFDFPQGEKVKEITFSSFFPKIYDASYCRYKNIPDPNEAMNRLNAMLKAERPYQFIITNTLINVPVFIIAHNTTFRGGEAGDIYFEITLRTWREPKIALRKESSPQKVNSSSLPRTNLKTKSKTYTVKTGDSLSKIAKLELGDSSKWKSIYQMNTKVIGNNPNMIRVGQKLVMP